The nucleotide sequence AGATACCCACGTTTCTAGAGGTTTTAGGAAACTAAGAAGCTGAGGAAAGGAAAGATGCCATATGAAAATCCCCAGGGCTATATTGCAAACTCTAACCCATTACCAGGCAAAGTGACTCTACATGGGGGGAAAGACAAAGCACAGCTGGGAGGAGACTTCAGATGGGATAGTATCTTAGCAGTTACCAAGGGATCCAATCCTGTGATAGCTGGTTTCATTAGTCCTTACGCTCACAGAACTGCTTGCTTTAGTTTGCTGGTTCAGTTGGCAGAAGCAGTGAGGTTTGCAGCCACCTTCTTTCGGTTTAATACCATGTAGCAGAGTACTGGTTTTgcaactataaaaaaaaagaagttagtagAACTAGAGGGATTGCAACCACAATCTTTAACACAGGAATATCTGTTAATACAATTGGTTAGGAAATTCCAATTATATTTCACAGAATTATTAGCAAATTCCACTCTTTCcagaaagactgaaggaaaaaaaggggtttttgaGTGAATGGTAATTCCTTAATGACTGGTTCAGTGAATAAGTACAGACTGCTGGGCACTGAGCCATTCATTGGAAGGGGAGCTCTTGGGTGATGTCAGTGGAGTTCCATATTTATGCAGTAATGTCTCAAGATAATGCCAATACAAAACAGAATGGTGTTTGATATTTAGGAGAAGATGCAGACAGGAAAACTTAGAAGTGTTAATAAATGTGTGTTTGGTAACATTCTTTTTTGATCAGAATGTTGTTAGTAATGCCATATTGAGCCTATAGAAAatgaacatttatttaaaataaagttctcCACAAGCACATTTTCCTATGGCTTTATAGCTTGTTTCATAGCTAAAATTAAATAAGCTTGAGATTTCCCCTGGTGCTCTCCATGTTTTATGGAATGTTTCAAGAACAGTATTATCTTACAGAAGAGTATTCTGTGGAGTGCAGTTTCTATAGTCAAGGAATTGCTCATGGAGTACAACATTGCTCATTTTGCCAGCCTTACAGCCCCATAGCTTGTTCCACCTCAGTCATAGTCTTCTCTGCTTATTCCGTTCCTGAGGCACTGATACACAGCTTCCAAAGTAACAAAAGATTATTCTTCTCTGTGGTGTTTTTTCTATGGTAAAACAAAGTTAGTGTCTTCGCAGGAGTGATAGCTATGATGACTTAGGACTGGTGCTACACTAATGACAAAATCCAAGCCTGTGCATTGATTACTTTCGGGTTTTGCACTTCCTTTTCTATAGGCCAGTTGCAATAACAGGCATGAACAAATAAAACtcaaatcttttattttctgatctTGCTGGATGATACTCTTCAGTGAACAGGTCAGATAAGTCTGAAAACTTGTGCTGTATCACAACTGTCCTCACTGTTCCCCTTCACCTTTGCAAGTTACATGCTTCATTACTACATGGTTGATATATTTGTCATTGTGATATCTGCACCTTGGGCAAAGAACAAATGGTAGACTTCTCATTTGCTTCAATATTCTTGCAGTGTTTCAAGAAGTGGGCACTTCACAGGAAGAAATGCACATGCTTTCATGCTCATGAAACCATTTGTTAATTGAGAGGCACTACAGTATTTTATGTGTCAGGCAGGCTTTCAGTCAATGCTGACCTCTTTCCATTCCGTAGGTGTTTGCTGTtaggttttgtggttgtttttatggtttgggggtgggagggtgttgtgttgtattttggtttggtttgggtttttttgttttcttaaaagcaaTTTCCTGTTTCACAGTGGTTGTTCATAGGAGTAAAATTATCCTGTCAGCCATTCAGCATTTGGCATGGGACACCAAAGCTTGTAGCAATGAACTTCTTTTTAAGTCAGTCAGTCTTGCAATGATACTTGATATAGTTATATTTAGACTAAATAAAATATGGCGTAGAACCCTTTTCTTGGCTTCTCAGACACATCATATGTACACCCTCATACAGCTAACTGAAGCTGGGGAGGTGAGGACtagaatgaaaatgaagaatgGACAGGACTTGTGAAGTTATTCAGAGTTGAGGATCGGGAAGGATTGTCTTTAATGTTGTCTTTAATgtatctgtgtttaaaataaaaagtgtttacaaaaaatgagggttttttctttttatttaaagagagaaagcTGAATCTTTTGCTGCTGTTAGTGTTTTTGATGACTTTAGGGGCTTCTTCAGTGTCCAGCAACTGCAGTAGGAACTGATTAAAAAGATTTGTAAGCTCTATGCAAATGTGAAGTTTCAAGTTTCAGCTACTTTAGTAAAAATAGCTAAAGCTTCTCACTGTATGCAACTGTGCAATGTTGCTCTTATGGCCATGTCCTCTCTCTGCAGTATGCTAAACCACAGAAATAATGCTCAGAAATGAAGGAAGCATACAACTGTGGGGGGTGCTGGTTTTGTTTAGTggttccccaaggctgcttttCTTTGGAGTACCGCTCTAGCAGAAAGCTTTCCCGATTTCCCCTACTACATCCAAACATAAAGCATGAGGGAAGCTACATTTGAAGTGTGGTAGCCTAGCTTTTTGTAGGAGACCTTAGATGAGTACAAATGGAACTACAGTAAAAGCAGTGTGATCAGCAAGAGAAagtgcttccccctccccctgtcTCTGGTTACAATTCTgtaacttcagaaaaagaaaaaaaaaaaatcctaacgcGTTCGATCTATAGCAGATACAGCAGATACTCCAGCAGGGATGCAAATCTTTCTTTTACTGAGGTTGAAATAGGAGTCTCCTTGTATCTTTGGCAGATCTTACATTAATGCACATCATCACATTATTCCATAATAACaggagaaataattattttctaatgaaaataagTTCTGAGTTTATATCTAGCTTACAGGGCACTGTTTCTAACCTCTGCATTATCATTTAGCTATTCTGCTTGCTCTGTTAGCATGTCTCCACTTGTTTCAGTGACTTGATGGTAATGTATTCGCTTTGGTGCAACTACCACACCAAAATAAATTAGTTGAGTCTGAAGACATCTATATACAATGCCAAAACTAATCATactaacagaaaggaaaatacagaaaacacagctGTGCCTGTGTATGAGCGCAGTGTTCTGCATGCAAAAGCAGTATTGATTTGTACTTTCTTATTCCTTACACTCTGCTTTTTATGCAGAAAAGAACTTTGTTCCACCCCCTACCTACCTCCTACTTCCCAGCTAATATTAAAAGCAGAGACATCTCTATAAAGAAATTATGTTGCTGAGGTCATTGCTTTCATAAAGTACTCACTAGCACTTTATGAAGtatgaaaaatgaagttgtttaaaatactgctgaATACAGATTGCATAAAATCCACACACACTTTTTGCTTTCTACTCTGTTTCTTCCCTAATTTCTCCCAATTTTGAGACTGAGGCATCTTCTTTTGCTCCTCTGCTGCTTAGCCAATCTACTCCACAGTGAGACCCCTCTAGTTCTTGTATTCCTGTTCCATAACATCATCTGTTTTTCTGGTAGTctaagtgttgggtttttttctcccatccaGGTACTGCTATGTGGATATTTGTTAGCAATGACTGATGTGGAATCTACATATGCAGACTTTATTGCTTCAGGAAGAACAGGTAGAAGAAATGCATTACATGACATACTTGTGTCCTCTCCGGGTGGGAACTCTAGTGAATTAGCCTTAAAGTTATCAGAGCTTGATATAAACAAAGCAGGTGAGTACATTTTGgtcttttattatatttatttaaaactaaaatgaaaagagTAGTACACAAAACATGGTTTATATACACACATTATTCCCTTATCCTgcagcaacaaaaatatttttttctgatcagcGGGGGTTGTCTGCAATAAGAAGCCCAGATTTCATAAATGGGAAGGGTGGTTATTTGCAAGGACAACatattattggggaaaaaaaaaaataaattctgcagtGAATGCCTAGTGACAGGGTCCATATCAGGATAAATTTTATAGAAAATTGagtataaggaagaaaataaggaagtcTTTATTAAGACCCACCTCTTCATAATATCCTTTAATGGAAGTTCTCTGTTTTGAAGCCTGTACGAGAAGCCATGTCTACTTGAAAGGTTATTGTGgagattaattttgttttcatctgcCAGAGGACAGAGCAATAGCAATgcattgttgtttgttttacttgGCTCTTTGTTTCTGGGTAAATAAACTGtttatttcccctttctgctGATACTTTGTCCTTCTTTTAAGGCGATTAGCACTAATGCAATCCTAAATCTTACTTCACCTCTAATATTACCAAAATTTTTAGCTGGTTGTGCAGCTTCAGTtgggaggaaggagggacagtGTATGCTGAAGGAccttacattaaataaaaatagtaatatggctgtataattattttcatgttatggggggcgggggggcgggcagTTAATGAATGGATCTTACAGATATTTGACAGCCCCTTTCATATCTTAGGAAAGAGGTCTTGTGCTTATTTTAAtaatagcagaagaaaacaaacgtGGCAAAGAACAAACTGTTGATAAGCAGCTGCCCTGATTGTGCACATATTTTTCTTGGAGCCAATGGCAAGAGTTCTGAGAGGCAGTCTCATCACTGGACAATCAGACGTGGGCGGTGTGACATTTGGAGGGTTGTAGTGCTGTCTGGAAGGGGGGATTCTTTTTTTGGCCTTCAGACAAATCTACATCCTAAGTCATTCCTTCTGCAGTTGCCGATTTGGGGCCTATAGCTTCTAGATGCATGCAATTCTAGCTGGGCAGGaccattttggttttttctatttaaaaagaaaagttttattagTATGTGTGTAGGTGtgtctatttattttaatatgggGATA is from Accipiter gentilis chromosome 2, bAccGen1.1, whole genome shotgun sequence and encodes:
- the PKIA gene encoding cAMP-dependent protein kinase inhibitor alpha gives rise to the protein MTDVESTYADFIASGRTGRRNALHDILVSSPGGNSSELALKLSELDINKAEGEGDAQRNPSEQTGEAQGEAAKQES